In the Dolichospermum flos-aquae CCAP 1403/13F genome, GATTCTTTAATATTAAAATTCGTAGATGAAAGAGGTATAAAGGATGAAACTAGCTTTTATTATTGATCCTATCCATCGGCTTGATCCATGTCATGATACCAGTGTTGCTTTGATGGAAGCAGCGCAAATTCTAGGACATGAAATTTGGATAACTCAGGCAAATTTGCTGAGTGTTATTGATGGTAAAGCCTGGGCTTCCTTGCAGCAGGTAGAACTCGTTCCCGTGGAGTTAGTGGAGGGACGTTGGTTAGCAGTTAATTCTTGGTTTAAATTAAGCCCTAGTTCCTTTACTGCTTTAGAAACAATGGATGCCGTGTTTATGCGGACAGATCCACCTGTTAATGATGCTTATTTTTATGCTACTTATATTCTCGATTATGTTGACCAAAATAAAACTTTGGTAATAAATGATCCGGCTGGGATTCGTAGTGCTAATGAGAAAATGTATGCTCTTCAGTTTAGCGAATGTATTCCCGAAACAATTGTCAGCGCTGACAAGCAAGTTATTCGCCAATTTGTCGCAGCTAAAGAAGCAACAATTCTCAAACCCTTGGGGAATAAAGCTGGGGAAGGCATTTTATTCTTACAATCAGGCGATCGCAATTTTAACTCCATTGTCGAACTTAGCACGCTCCAAGGTAAAGTTCCAGTTATGGTACAAAATTATTTACCCCAAGCCAAGGAGGGAGATAAACGGATTATCTTACTCAATGGTGAACCCATAGGTGCGCTAAATCGTCTTTCTAGTAGTAGTGATTTTCGTAATAATATGGCCACTGGTGGAACAGTGGCTCAAACCACTATTACCCCAAGAGAACAAGAAATTTGTAGCCATTTAGCCGCAAAACTCCGGCAAGATGGCTTAATTTTTGTTGGTATTGACGTAATTGGTGGCTACCTAACAGAAGTTAATGTCACAAGTCCCACAGGTATCCGGGAAATTGACCGTCTCGACGGGACTCACATAGCTCATCAGGTTATTCAATGGGTAGAAGCGAGTAAATAGACAGGGAGCAGGGGAGAAATTTATTTACTTCCTCCTCCTGATAACTGATAATTTGTATACAGCACCTAGCCTCAACTGAGACTGTGAATTTAATGTGACATACTCTACACACTCACCTGAAAGGGAGTATGGGTTTCTCAGCGACTCTTCTTTGAAGACGTTGACTGAGCTTTAAAGCCCTATGCCCTAGGGTCTTTTGGAGATAGATTTTTGAACTTTTTTAATAGGCTGCTTTTCAGCATTTAATTGAGTTACACCTATTGATTAGAATTATATCAGATACTTGGAGAGAAACCAAGAAAGTGTTCATTCCTCATCGACTAACATTGCTGATTTCGCTAGTTAGTCAAAAAAGTCACTCGCGCCTATTCATCTCATCACTTCCCTATCGGTTAGATGAGAGGCTTCTACTATTTAAGCTAAAATCTCATATTCACAATCAATTAATTTCTTGGTGGTGTCCGTCGTCTTTGCAGAAAATCGGGAATATCCAAAGAGGGTTTTTCTTTTGGTGGTTCTACAGATGGAGTGGGGTTATTAACAGGTTGTTGTAGTGGTGTAGGTCTTCTAGTGGTAGTAGTAGTAGTGGGAATGGCAGTGACAACTCTAGGAGTAACAGTAGTTTGTGCAGATGGAGGTTGGATATCACCTGTAAATCCAGTCGCAATCACAGTAATTCTGACTTCTCCTTGGAGTCTGTCATCAATTACCGCTCCAAAAATAATATTGGCATTAGGATCAACCACTTCATAGATTGTTTCCGCCGCAGCATTAACTTCATGCAGGGTTAGATCACTACCACCAGTAATATTAAATACAACTCCTCTAGCTCCTTCAATAGAACATTCCAATAAAGGTGAAGAAATGGCGGCAATTGCGGCTTCTCTGGCTCTAGATTTACCCGAACTCACACCAATTCCCATCAAAGC is a window encoding:
- the gshB gene encoding glutathione synthase, whose product is MKLAFIIDPIHRLDPCHDTSVALMEAAQILGHEIWITQANLLSVIDGKAWASLQQVELVPVELVEGRWLAVNSWFKLSPSSFTALETMDAVFMRTDPPVNDAYFYATYILDYVDQNKTLVINDPAGIRSANEKMYALQFSECIPETIVSADKQVIRQFVAAKEATILKPLGNKAGEGILFLQSGDRNFNSIVELSTLQGKVPVMVQNYLPQAKEGDKRIILLNGEPIGALNRLSSSSDFRNNMATGGTVAQTTITPREQEICSHLAAKLRQDGLIFVGIDVIGGYLTEVNVTSPTGIREIDRLDGTHIAHQVIQWVEASK